From Bacillus sp. FSL K6-3431, the proteins below share one genomic window:
- a CDS encoding sugar-binding transcriptional regulator translates to MDNERLRLIVKVSQQYFMEGLNQQEIASKYGISRSQVSRMISSAKSEGIVEIKIRNPLSDESALEEELIKCFKLRDAIVVNVPAMEEVMTDVLIAKAASTVFENVIKSGDTVGVMAGKSITSLAREVKDPQKKNLYYVPLVGGWGSEGLNWHANTNASIIAKSTKGSYSILHAPAVVTSAGTKDTLLREPEIAELLNRYRQLDVALIGVGEISKEATHVKSTNMKEEEIEALKREGVVASIGTIFLDKNGTQLSTAFSDRMIGISGNDLKMVPIVIAVASGEGKITSIKATLSGGWIDILVTDTKTAKALLEDVQKVTK, encoded by the coding sequence GTGGATAATGAGCGTCTTAGACTAATAGTGAAAGTCAGTCAGCAATATTTTATGGAGGGCTTAAACCAGCAAGAGATAGCGAGTAAATATGGAATATCTCGTTCTCAAGTGAGCCGAATGATTTCATCTGCTAAATCCGAAGGAATAGTCGAGATTAAAATCAGAAATCCCCTTAGTGACGAGTCTGCCCTTGAGGAAGAATTAATAAAATGTTTCAAATTACGAGATGCCATTGTAGTGAACGTACCTGCTATGGAAGAAGTAATGACAGATGTTTTGATTGCTAAAGCTGCTTCTACTGTTTTTGAAAACGTTATAAAAAGTGGAGATACAGTAGGTGTAATGGCAGGAAAATCAATTACATCCTTAGCGCGGGAAGTGAAAGATCCGCAGAAAAAAAATCTCTATTACGTACCATTGGTAGGTGGATGGGGATCGGAAGGGCTTAACTGGCATGCAAATACAAACGCATCCATTATTGCAAAAAGCACAAAAGGAAGTTACTCGATTTTGCACGCTCCCGCAGTTGTTACTTCAGCAGGAACGAAGGATACGTTATTGAGGGAGCCTGAGATTGCTGAATTGCTGAATCGATATCGGCAGCTAGATGTAGCCTTAATCGGAGTGGGTGAGATCTCAAAAGAAGCAACACATGTGAAGTCCACGAACATGAAGGAAGAGGAAATTGAGGCTCTAAAAAGGGAGGGTGTTGTAGCAAGTATAGGTACAATATTTCTTGATAAGAATGGAACGCAGCTATCAACGGCATTTTCCGACCGAATGATTGGGATTTCGGGAAACGATTTGAAAATGGTGCCTATTGTTATTGCAGTCGCTAGTGGTGAAGGAAAGATAACTAGTATAAAAGCTACTTTAAGTGGTGGATGGATAGATATATTAGTTACTGATACGAAAACTGCTAAAGCACTTTTAGAGGATGTTCAAAAAGTCACCAAATGA
- a CDS encoding Zn-dependent hydrolase yields MQRQKVLINGERLKDEVERFADFGRTENNGVTRLSLSEEDRLVRDYFSSCCEELGLIVKMDDMGCMYATLEGTESKPPIIIGSHLDTVKKGGRFDGVLGVLAGLEVVRTLVDHRIKPSIPITIVNFTNEEGARFEPSMMASGVISGKFEKDVMMNKVDSEGITFGQALNASGYMGKEANRLQEGIALIELHIEQGPILEKESLSIGIVECVVGMVCYELEILGESNHAGTTPMNMRKDALFAANNVITEIRNRLGSLESDLVYTIGRINASPSIHTVIPNKVIFSLEARHKNPEVIVEVEEIIQGLPRFSLKDGCEVRVTKLWGRDTVWFDEAICQQLEQSAESLGYSNKRMVSGAGHDAQFMANMLPTAMVFIPSINGKSHCEEECTTWEDCEKGVNVLLDTVLTMISR; encoded by the coding sequence ATGCAAAGGCAAAAGGTATTGATCAATGGGGAAAGATTGAAGGATGAGGTTGAGCGATTTGCTGATTTCGGACGTACAGAAAATAATGGTGTCACCCGATTGTCCCTATCGGAAGAAGATCGTTTAGTTAGAGATTATTTTAGTTCTTGTTGTGAAGAACTTGGTTTAATTGTCAAGATGGATGATATGGGATGTATGTATGCAACGCTTGAAGGTACAGAAAGCAAACCTCCAATTATAATTGGTTCGCATCTAGATACAGTAAAAAAGGGTGGACGATTTGATGGAGTATTGGGTGTATTAGCTGGTCTAGAGGTGGTTAGAACATTGGTCGACCATCGTATTAAACCCTCCATACCAATTACGATTGTCAATTTTACAAATGAGGAGGGTGCTCGATTTGAGCCTTCCATGATGGCATCGGGTGTAATCTCAGGTAAATTTGAGAAGGATGTTATGATGAACAAAGTAGATTCAGAGGGAATAACATTTGGGCAAGCACTGAATGCTAGCGGATACATGGGTAAAGAAGCGAATCGTTTACAAGAAGGTATAGCATTAATAGAGTTGCATATAGAACAAGGGCCAATCCTTGAAAAGGAATCCCTTTCAATTGGTATTGTGGAATGTGTTGTTGGAATGGTTTGTTATGAGCTTGAAATATTAGGTGAATCTAATCATGCGGGTACGACACCAATGAATATGAGAAAAGATGCGCTATTTGCGGCGAATAACGTAATAACTGAAATACGTAATAGATTAGGCTCCTTAGAGAGTGATTTAGTGTACACGATCGGTAGGATCAATGCATCTCCGAGCATCCATACAGTGATTCCGAATAAAGTTATTTTTTCCTTGGAGGCCAGGCATAAAAATCCAGAGGTCATCGTCGAAGTAGAAGAAATTATTCAGGGTCTTCCCCGATTTTCCTTAAAAGATGGCTGTGAGGTAAGGGTTACGAAACTTTGGGGCCGTGATACAGTTTGGTTCGACGAAGCAATTTGTCAACAGTTAGAGCAATCCGCAGAGTCATTAGGATACTCCAATAAAAGAATGGTAAGTGGTGCTGGGCATGATGCTCAATTCATGGCAAATATGCTACCCACAGCGATGGTGTTTATTCCCAGTATAAACGGAAAGAGCCATTGTGAGGAAGAATGTACGACTTGGGAGGATTGTGAAAAAGGAGTAAATGTTCTCTTAGATACAGTGTTAACAATGATATCTAGATAA
- a CDS encoding DUF488 domain-containing protein yields MPVKMKRAYEGVSSDDGVRVLVDRVWPRGISKEMLNIEHWMKTVAPSEQLRKWFDHDPDKFDKFKSRYKEELRSEEEKKDQLKELKKLVIDHRKHVTLVYGAKDKKHNQAVVLKEILDRQRV; encoded by the coding sequence ATGCCAGTAAAAATGAAGCGTGCCTATGAAGGAGTTTCGAGCGATGACGGTGTGCGGGTACTTGTTGACAGAGTATGGCCAAGAGGCATTTCAAAAGAAATGTTAAATATTGAACATTGGATGAAAACAGTGGCGCCCTCTGAACAATTACGTAAGTGGTTCGATCATGATCCAGATAAATTCGATAAGTTCAAAAGTAGATATAAAGAAGAGCTACGATCGGAGGAAGAGAAAAAGGATCAATTGAAAGAGTTAAAAAAACTTGTGATTGATCATAGAAAACATGTGACGTTAGTTTATGGGGCAAAGGATAAAAAACACAATCAGGCTGTTGTACTAAAAGAGATTTTGGATCGTCAGCGAGTATGA
- a CDS encoding purine-cytosine permease family protein, giving the protein MRSVHDTDHSMDEGKDDYSLDRVPRQHRNMGWLSITNITFGIATAIFYFQMGSVMALQFGAINAIISAIYAIIVAGILGTFIAYFSAKSGMNVNLLSRGGGFGYIGASLTSFIYATNFIMYCAFEGLILVSAVHAFFPTIPEWVLIIFFGTIVIPLNWFGIKQLDKLQKWSLPLFGIFLVAAIVMSTYKTSVYEGSFWTYMPEGVQVGGTALLMCIGMHHGIMGLTALLASDYSRFLKPKDIRIGSVAIGFIPQIFCFGIMGGLGIWFGVRLGEPNPGVYIVLLLGIWGALFTMLTQIRINVTNIYSGSLSLASFFENVFKFKPSRRFWVVITGVSAMVLMLGGIVDHLDTAMTFQGVFLLTWAAILVSDALIVKKLLKIGPRYYEARQEYLYKWNPVGVASLLIASGLGTIAALGYMGTFLQSTAAFFAAILAALLTVILAIFTKGKYYLKSEPNDIPEEDFIA; this is encoded by the coding sequence ATGCGGTCTGTCCATGATACAGATCACAGTATGGATGAGGGGAAGGATGATTATTCATTAGATAGGGTACCACGACAACATAGGAATATGGGATGGTTAAGCATAACCAATATTACATTTGGTATAGCAACAGCCATTTTCTATTTTCAAATGGGAAGTGTGATGGCGCTTCAATTCGGAGCAATTAATGCTATTATATCAGCCATTTACGCAATCATTGTAGCCGGAATACTGGGAACATTCATTGCTTACTTTTCGGCAAAGTCAGGTATGAATGTAAATTTATTATCCAGAGGTGGAGGATTTGGTTATATTGGTGCATCATTAACCTCGTTCATTTATGCAACAAACTTTATTATGTATTGTGCGTTTGAAGGCTTAATATTAGTTTCTGCCGTCCACGCGTTTTTCCCCACTATACCAGAATGGGTATTAATTATTTTCTTCGGAACAATTGTGATTCCTTTAAATTGGTTTGGTATAAAACAACTCGATAAATTACAAAAATGGTCTTTACCGCTCTTCGGTATTTTTTTAGTAGCGGCAATCGTTATGTCCACATATAAAACATCTGTCTACGAAGGAAGCTTTTGGACGTATATGCCTGAAGGCGTACAAGTAGGAGGAACAGCTTTACTGATGTGTATAGGAATGCATCATGGTATTATGGGTCTAACAGCTCTTCTTGCTTCTGATTATTCCCGTTTCCTTAAACCAAAAGATATCAGAATAGGCTCCGTGGCCATTGGGTTTATTCCGCAAATTTTCTGTTTTGGAATCATGGGCGGTCTTGGTATATGGTTTGGCGTTCGTTTAGGTGAACCGAATCCAGGCGTTTATATTGTCCTACTCCTAGGCATTTGGGGGGCATTATTTACTATGTTAACGCAAATTAGAATTAATGTGACAAATATATATAGCGGTTCCTTATCACTGGCAAGCTTTTTTGAAAATGTTTTCAAATTTAAGCCGAGCAGACGTTTCTGGGTTGTTATAACCGGCGTATCCGCAATGGTATTAATGCTAGGCGGCATCGTAGATCATTTAGATACTGCAATGACATTCCAAGGGGTATTTTTATTGACTTGGGCAGCAATATTAGTCAGCGATGCTTTGATCGTCAAGAAATTATTGAAAATTGGTCCTCGTTATTATGAAGCTAGGCAGGAGTATTTGTATAAATGGAATCCCGTTGGAGTAGCATCCTTGCTTATAGCAAGTGGTTTGGGTACGATAGCTGCATTAGGGTATATGGGAACTTTCTTACAAAGTACTGCGGCATTTTTCGCTGCGATTCTAGCAGCATTACTCACAGTTATTCTGGCTATTTTCACGAAAGGTAAATATTATCTCAAAAGTGAACCTAATGACATTCCAGAAGAAGACTTTATTGCATAA
- a CDS encoding CBS domain-containing protein — MTQVRDLMSTEVEVCSLLDNIFEVAVKMKEENVGSIPIIDNERLVGMITDRDIVLRCIAEKKPPSSKVEEIMSSNLISIKPEIDTREATELMAKHQIRRLPVVEEGKLLGIVALGDFAVRQLTDEQAQAALTEISEPSGDNHLSH, encoded by the coding sequence ATGACACAAGTTCGTGATTTAATGTCTACAGAAGTAGAAGTATGTTCTTTATTAGATAATATTTTTGAAGTAGCTGTTAAAATGAAAGAAGAAAATGTCGGATCGATACCGATTATTGATAATGAACGGTTAGTCGGTATGATCACGGATCGTGACATCGTTCTTCGCTGTATTGCTGAAAAAAAGCCACCATCTTCAAAAGTAGAAGAAATAATGAGTAGTAATTTAATTTCAATTAAACCCGAAATAGATACCCGAGAAGCGACTGAGCTAATGGCGAAGCATCAAATCCGTAGGTTACCTGTAGTGGAAGAAGGAAAATTATTGGGAATAGTAGCACTCGGAGATTTTGCAGTACGCCAATTAACAGATGAGCAAGCGCAAGCAGCCCTAACTGAAATTTCAGAGCCAAGCGGAGATAATCATCTAAGTCATTAG
- the ade gene encoding adenine deaminase codes for MRITNKRKKLYEVSQRLSKVARGVEKADLVIKNGTLVNVFSGELLKHMDISISEGRIAYVGNADHTIGDHTEIIDANNQYLVPGFLDAHMHVESTMLSVTQFAKAAIAKGTTGIFMDPHEIANVFGVEGVQLMHEEGQQLPLKVYTTFPSCVPATTDMEDAGASLGVEDIKAGLQWDNVAGLGEVMNFPGVVYGDPTMSGEIEETMKVNKAVTGHFPDEDNHLLQAYIASGVTSDHETVTREQGLEKVRLGMHLMIREGSAWHDVKEVIKIVTEDKVNTDNISLVTDDVYPQTLIEKGHLNHVVRRAIEEGVDPVTAIQMATINVARYFKLDQDLGAIAPGKYADILLMEDLNKVEPSTVVTDGEVIFENEKIVKPFPEFIYPEHVRNSIHLKSTLKPEDFLLHSESKQAKTGVNVIKIIENSARTEKMTAILKIVDGVIRPDVEKDIIQLACIDRHHASGQISLAYAHGFQLKKGAVASTVAHDSHNLLVMGTNKEDMAFAANELAKMGGGMIVVEDQKVLARVSMPIAGLMSDQPLETVVKEVQQLEEAWKDIGCPLNAPFMTFSLIALPVIPEIRISNRGIVDVTEFMLIQVETES; via the coding sequence ATGCGGATTACTAACAAAAGAAAAAAGCTTTATGAAGTGAGTCAGCGCTTATCTAAGGTTGCTAGAGGCGTTGAGAAAGCCGATTTAGTTATTAAAAATGGAACTTTGGTCAATGTTTTCTCCGGAGAGTTATTAAAACATATGGATATTTCGATCAGTGAAGGTAGAATTGCCTATGTTGGGAATGCTGATCATACCATTGGAGATCACACAGAAATCATTGATGCGAATAATCAATATTTAGTACCAGGCTTTCTTGATGCACATATGCATGTGGAAAGTACAATGCTTTCTGTGACTCAATTTGCGAAGGCAGCAATCGCAAAAGGGACAACAGGAATTTTCATGGATCCACATGAAATTGCAAATGTCTTCGGCGTGGAAGGTGTGCAGTTAATGCATGAAGAGGGGCAACAGCTCCCGTTAAAAGTATATACAACCTTTCCTTCCTGTGTTCCCGCGACTACAGATATGGAAGATGCAGGGGCATCATTAGGTGTTGAGGATATAAAAGCAGGTTTACAATGGGATAATGTCGCTGGACTAGGTGAAGTGATGAACTTTCCTGGGGTTGTGTACGGAGACCCTACTATGAGTGGGGAAATTGAGGAAACGATGAAGGTGAATAAAGCGGTAACCGGTCATTTTCCTGATGAAGATAATCATTTGCTTCAAGCTTATATCGCTTCTGGGGTGACTTCCGATCATGAAACGGTTACAAGGGAACAAGGTTTAGAAAAGGTGCGATTAGGTATGCACCTAATGATCCGTGAAGGTTCCGCGTGGCATGATGTAAAAGAAGTGATTAAAATTGTGACAGAGGATAAGGTAAACACAGATAATATTAGTTTAGTGACAGATGATGTGTATCCGCAAACGCTCATAGAAAAGGGACATTTAAATCACGTTGTTCGTAGAGCAATTGAAGAAGGCGTTGACCCTGTCACAGCGATCCAAATGGCTACTATTAATGTGGCTCGTTATTTTAAATTAGATCAAGATCTAGGAGCAATTGCACCTGGGAAATATGCAGATATTTTACTGATGGAAGACCTAAATAAAGTAGAGCCATCAACAGTCGTGACGGACGGGGAAGTGATTTTTGAAAATGAAAAGATCGTGAAACCATTCCCTGAATTTATTTACCCTGAACATGTGAGAAATTCTATTCATTTAAAGTCCACTCTTAAGCCTGAAGATTTTTTATTACATAGTGAATCTAAACAGGCTAAGACAGGTGTAAATGTGATCAAAATTATTGAAAACAGTGCGCGAACGGAAAAAATGACCGCTATATTAAAAATTGTAGACGGGGTCATCCGACCTGATGTCGAAAAAGATATCATTCAACTTGCATGTATTGATCGTCATCATGCCTCAGGACAGATTTCACTCGCATATGCACATGGCTTTCAGTTGAAAAAAGGAGCTGTTGCTTCAACAGTAGCTCATGATAGCCATAATTTACTTGTAATGGGTACGAATAAGGAAGATATGGCATTTGCGGCGAATGAACTTGCCAAAATGGGCGGCGGTATGATTGTCGTTGAAGATCAAAAGGTGCTTGCTAGAGTCAGCATGCCAATTGCAGGTCTTATGTCAGATCAGCCATTAGAAACGGTAGTAAAAGAAGTGCAACAGCTTGAAGAAGCGTGGAAAGATATTGGCTGTCCATTAAATGCGCCATTTATGACCTTTTCATTAATTGCCTTACCAGTTATACCAGAAATCCGTATTTCTAATCGAGGAATTGTTGATGTTACTGAGTTTATGCTGATACAGGTAGAGACTGAAAGTTAA
- a CDS encoding NCS2 family permease: protein MQRYFKFKELDTNYRQESVAGLTTFLAMAYILFVNTSVLSAAGMDEGAVFVATGLASAIGCLVMGIWANYPLALAPGMGINAFFAFTVVLGMGIPWETALAGTFMSGVIFFILTLTKVRETIINAIPEQLKLAVGAGIGLFITFLGLQNAGIVVEAAPGTTIVALGDITAPSTLLAFLGIIVTAFFMIRGFQGGIFYAMIITSMVGIIFNLIPLPSGIIAPVPSLEPTFGKLFGHIGDLFTPEMLVVIFTLLFVNFFDAAGTLMAVARQAGLIKDGKLPRAGKALAADSVGTMVGAVLGTSTTTSFVESSAGVAAGGRSGFTSVVTAGLFIVALFFSPLLSVVTPAVTAPALIIVGVLMASALSGIKWDEFENAIPAFFTVIAMPLTYSISTGIALGFVLYPLTMVFKGKYKEIHPVMYILFVIFVAYLGWAV from the coding sequence ATGCAACGTTATTTTAAGTTTAAAGAATTAGATACGAACTATCGTCAAGAATCTGTTGCAGGTTTAACTACTTTCCTTGCAATGGCTTATATTTTGTTTGTGAATACTTCGGTTTTAAGTGCAGCTGGAATGGACGAAGGGGCCGTATTTGTAGCAACAGGACTGGCATCAGCTATTGGTTGTTTAGTGATGGGGATTTGGGCCAACTATCCACTTGCACTCGCACCTGGAATGGGAATAAATGCATTCTTTGCCTTTACAGTGGTATTAGGAATGGGAATACCGTGGGAAACAGCATTAGCAGGAACATTTATGTCTGGGGTTATTTTCTTTATCTTAACGTTAACAAAGGTACGTGAAACTATTATCAACGCGATCCCTGAACAGTTAAAGCTTGCAGTAGGCGCAGGTATTGGTTTGTTTATTACATTTCTTGGTTTACAAAATGCTGGAATCGTTGTGGAAGCAGCACCTGGAACGACAATAGTGGCATTAGGTGATATTACGGCACCGTCAACATTGCTCGCTTTTTTAGGTATAATTGTAACGGCATTTTTTATGATAAGGGGCTTCCAAGGCGGAATCTTTTACGCAATGATTATTACATCGATGGTGGGTATTATATTTAATTTAATCCCGTTGCCATCTGGAATTATCGCACCGGTTCCGAGTCTTGAACCAACTTTTGGAAAATTATTTGGCCATATTGGTGATCTATTTACTCCCGAAATGTTAGTTGTCATTTTCACTTTATTGTTTGTTAACTTCTTTGATGCTGCAGGAACGTTAATGGCAGTCGCTAGACAAGCTGGTTTGATAAAGGATGGGAAATTACCAAGGGCTGGAAAAGCTTTAGCAGCTGATTCAGTAGGTACAATGGTTGGAGCTGTTTTGGGAACATCCACAACTACTTCGTTTGTAGAATCATCCGCGGGCGTTGCAGCTGGTGGTAGATCAGGATTTACTTCTGTCGTTACAGCAGGGTTATTCATCGTTGCATTATTCTTTTCACCTTTATTAAGTGTTGTCACACCAGCAGTAACCGCACCCGCATTAATTATTGTTGGTGTGTTGATGGCATCTGCATTATCAGGAATTAAGTGGGATGAATTTGAAAATGCAATTCCTGCCTTCTTCACAGTTATTGCAATGCCTTTAACATATAGTATTTCAACAGGGATTGCACTAGGTTTTGTTTTATATCCTTTAACAATGGTGTTTAAAGGGAAGTATAAAGAAATACACCCTGTCATGTACATTTTATTTGTGATTTTCGTTGCATATCTTGGATGGGCTGTATAG
- a CDS encoding hydantoinase B/oxoprolinase family protein, with the protein MINQDVILSQVVGGSLDAVAREMSVTVTRTARSPLFNEAHDFTTGIFDLSGKKSRLVAQAPGCTLHLYAVVGAVDHLLDAFRYDLHPGDILLVNDPYHGGSHSLDWTIVMPVFHNRKPVLLPAVRSHMGDNGGPVAGGYNPRSKDIWHDGLRIPPIKIYERGEKRKDVFDMLVANNRLSHWLEGDLNAMIGACKLAANRIQSMLDKYSAEKVIKAIDNRIEYTEKRVRDEISSWQDGTYVGETYADHDFQGNKDIKVRATVTVKGSNLDIDFTGSSPQVQGFINSPISNTTSFAFVAISTCCDEDIPINEGYMNPVSVTAPLGTVVNPRLPAPCGHSTACVGAEIAESVLLAISHCAPTRVGGNVHKLPLAYSHGKYDDGKPWVNLNFYGYTGGAGAAYETDGWGLYPPVMTGVILPSIEMNEIQYPSRVLKHEYTSDFTGIGRWRGTPGLDVQIQHMQESKTSVMMAGVRNTTKGYCTGHDAPGNSVVMNFGTAEASVVEETAFEVKMPPGGIIQFHRAGGGGWGNPFEREPEAVLSDVLNEFVSIDSALKDYGVIINPDTLQIDQLETDRIRTTRLDR; encoded by the coding sequence ATGATCAATCAAGATGTCATACTTTCACAGGTTGTAGGAGGATCCCTTGATGCTGTAGCTAGGGAGATGAGTGTTACTGTAACAAGGACAGCTCGCTCACCTCTTTTTAATGAAGCACATGATTTTACAACAGGTATCTTTGATCTATCAGGAAAAAAATCCCGATTGGTCGCGCAGGCACCTGGGTGCACATTGCATTTATATGCGGTTGTCGGAGCAGTAGACCATTTATTGGATGCTTTCCGCTATGACTTACATCCAGGGGACATTCTTTTAGTAAATGATCCATACCATGGCGGGTCACATAGTTTAGATTGGACCATTGTCATGCCTGTTTTTCACAATCGAAAACCTGTCCTATTACCCGCCGTTCGAAGTCATATGGGGGATAATGGTGGGCCTGTGGCCGGCGGGTATAATCCGCGTTCAAAAGATATATGGCATGACGGCCTTCGCATCCCTCCTATAAAGATTTATGAACGTGGTGAGAAACGCAAAGACGTATTTGATATGTTGGTAGCAAATAATCGTCTTTCTCATTGGCTAGAGGGAGATTTAAATGCAATGATTGGTGCTTGCAAACTTGCGGCAAATCGGATTCAAAGTATGCTTGATAAATATAGTGCTGAAAAAGTGATAAAAGCAATTGATAATAGAATTGAGTATACGGAAAAACGTGTGCGAGATGAAATATCAAGTTGGCAAGATGGCACGTATGTTGGAGAAACCTATGCAGATCATGATTTTCAAGGTAACAAGGACATAAAAGTACGTGCAACTGTAACGGTTAAAGGGAGCAATTTGGACATCGATTTTACAGGCTCTTCTCCACAAGTACAGGGATTTATTAATAGCCCCATATCCAATACAACATCATTTGCATTTGTTGCGATTTCTACTTGTTGTGATGAGGATATCCCTATCAATGAAGGTTATATGAATCCAGTTAGTGTCACAGCTCCATTAGGTACTGTCGTGAATCCTCGGCTCCCGGCTCCGTGTGGACATTCGACTGCTTGTGTAGGCGCGGAAATAGCGGAAAGTGTTTTACTAGCGATATCACATTGTGCTCCAACTCGTGTGGGGGGGAATGTCCATAAATTACCGCTTGCCTATTCCCATGGAAAATATGATGACGGAAAACCTTGGGTAAATTTAAACTTTTACGGATATACAGGTGGTGCGGGAGCCGCCTACGAAACGGATGGTTGGGGATTATATCCACCCGTTATGACTGGAGTTATTCTTCCTTCAATTGAAATGAATGAGATTCAATATCCGAGCCGTGTACTAAAACATGAATATACAAGTGATTTTACGGGTATTGGTCGCTGGCGGGGCACACCGGGTTTGGATGTGCAAATTCAACATATGCAGGAAAGCAAAACGAGCGTGATGATGGCAGGTGTTCGTAATACCACAAAAGGATATTGTACTGGTCATGATGCACCAGGGAACAGTGTTGTCATGAATTTCGGCACAGCAGAAGCGTCAGTAGTTGAAGAAACAGCATTTGAAGTGAAAATGCCGCCAGGTGGTATTATTCAATTTCACAGGGCCGGTGGAGGCGGTTGGGGGAATCCTTTTGAACGGGAGCCGGAAGCAGTTCTTAGTGACGTATTAAATGAGTTTGTTTCAATTGATTCCGCTTTAAAGGATTATGGCGTTATAATTAACCCGGATACATTACAGATCGATCAACTAGAGACAGATCGGATCCGCACTACTCGACTTGATCGATAA